The Monodelphis domestica isolate mMonDom1 chromosome 5, mMonDom1.pri, whole genome shotgun sequence DNA segment ACAatataaaaatctagaaaaaaattagtttACTTGGCATCTCATGGTTCAGTAAGTTAGTTACTAGTTTACTTGCTACCAGATAAACTATAGAAAcatgtttctttgtttctatagAGACGATAAAATaagattattaattattaatgaacATCCAGTAAATAAAAACAGGTACCCATTTTTCTTCACTTAGAAACTATGGTGTTCATTAATTTAACTATCTCTTAAGTTGAAAGTAATCAATAGTTATGGTATCTTATGTAAAATTTAATAAGCTGAGGTTTCATTGTGATAGTAGTTTATAAACATGACATCATTAACCAAAAccacaaagtaaataaatattgtaTGGCTAAGTATTTGGAGATAGTATTGATTTACTATCTTATTTcctagaaattctttttaaaaatcttagaatTTTTGGATTACTTTTTTATAGGAGGAAGATGATGAGAAAGATACAGAACAGGAAACTTTAGTAAATCCAAGTACCACTAGGGCCACAAGTCAAATAAGAAAGGAACCTCAAGTCACTACTATATCAAACTTCAAAAGAGAACAAATGAAGACAAAATCCAGTGATGCCAAAACCAATCAGTATCTAACAGAAGAGAGTGAATTCCTTGAAGAGGGGCGTGCCCATAATGTAATCTTTTACAGTACTTACCAACCAGTGACTGAATTATCAGCCCAAGAGAAAGATATTTCTTGGATTTCTCAAAATATTACTGATGTTGTAGAAGCAGTTTCAACTTCTCCAAATGATGGTTCTAAAACTACTCTTCATTTCTCACAGATTAGTTCTGGTGAAGATTCAGATTCATCACATATAATTTCAGGGGCTGAATCCCAAGAAACATCAACTGATAGTCGTGAAGAAGATAGTTTATTAACCAGTTTTCAGCTTGAATCAGGTGGTGAGGATTCTTCAGGCTCTGTTCCTGCAACCTCAATTACGCCATTTGTTTCAGAGAATGTATCTCATGGATACATCATTTCCTCAGAAAGCACAGCAGCCGTCATATATGATGTCCTCCTACCAGGATATGCCAAAAATACTTCTAAAGACTCAAATACATCAGATTCAGAAGAGTCCTTGAAAAGTCCTCCTGTGGATGGAAAGTTGTGGTTCCATAATATGACTGGTTCGACAACTGATCCTGATGCTACATCTGATAATGAGAAATTCTCTCAAACTAGTTCTACTGATAGAGTCAACAAGGTAGCGGCAGCAACTACAGGGCCCTCTTCCATGAGTCCATTGGTGCCCCAGGAGACTTCCATTGCGGATCTAGAAATGCCCCATTATTCTACCTTTGCTTACTTCCCTACTCAAGTAACACCGCATTCTTTCTCTCCAACCTCTGGACACCTTGAATCCACTTCTGCTGCCAGTGATATACTCTCTCAGACAACTCAACCGGGATACAATGGTGAGATCCTTCTCCAACCTTCCTACAGTAGTGAAGTGTTTCCTCTAGTCACCCCTTTGTTGTCTGACAATCAAATGCTCGACACCACTCTCCCTGCTGCTTCAGGTAGTGATCTGACCTTGCATGCTACACCTGTATTTCCCAGTGTTGGTGTGTCGTTTGAATCCACTCTGTCTTCCTATGGTGATGTACTGCTTCCATATTCCTCTGCTTCCTTCAGTAGTGAAGTGTTTCACCATCTGTATACGGTCTCTCAAATCTTTCCACAAGTTACTCCAGCTGTTGCCAGTGATAAAGTGTCCCCGCATGCTTTTTTGCCAGTGGCTGAGGTTGATTCATTATTACAGCCCAGTCTTGCTCAATATTCTGATGTGATGCCACATCAGACTGCTCAAGCTACTTCAGAGACGTTTGCACTTGCTAATGAGTTGGGTGCCCTTAATAAAACACACGCGCTTTCTCAAGTTGAAATGTCCAGCCGTGATTTAAACGTGCATGTACCGTCTACAGTACCTGAACTTGCTTATGCTTTGTCTGATAGAGGCTCCCTCCAGACTTTTCCTGTTTCCTATGATGCTACAATATCTATGCATGATCCCGTCCAGCAGGGTTCCTTATTTAGCACCCATAGCAAAGTACTGATGCATAAGCCTTCCGTAATAGCCCAAACTGAATCATTCCAGGAGCCTACAAAGGCTCTTTCTAGTGATACGGATTGGTCTGGAACATACTCTGGCAGTGAGTTCCTTTTGCCTGACACAGATGGCTTGATAGCACTTAACATTTCCTCACCTGTTTCTGTAGATGAATTTACATATACAACATCTGTGTTTAGTGATGTTAATAAGCTGCTTCATAAAAGTGATGGCGAGGAGACAGTACAGcaaatttcctcttttaatgAAATGGCTTACCATTCTGAGAGTACGGCAATGTCTGAACTCCCCACATCAACTGACAATATAATTAAACCAAATGTATCTTTACAGGAAACCTCAGTTCCTGTTTCTAGCACAAACGGGGTCCTCCCGGGGTCTCTTGCTCTTCCCACTCCTAAGGTTTGGGGTCCTGAAATTAGTCAAGTTTCAGAAAATCACGTTTCAGTTCAACCTTTGCATGCTACATCTCCAGCTTTTGGCGACACTTTGCTTAAACCTATATTTAGTGCAATCTCAGAGCAAGCTTTCTCTGCTGCCGCTTCTAGTGAAATGTCTCCGACACAGCCGTTGTTTTTCGAGACCTCCTCTTCCCTAAGCAATGAAGCCTTGCTGCAAACTTCCTTTCAGTCCTCTGGTGTTGGCACTCTGCTTAAAACTGTCTCAGCTGTGCCTAGTGATCCAATATTGGTTGAAACGTCCACGGTTGATAAAAATTGTTCTTCAATATTGCATCCAATGGCATCTGAATCTGCTTCGAGCAAAACTCTGCAGCATTCTACCTCTGTACCGATTGCTGATGTGTTATCACCTACCTCTAGCCTACCCACTGCTTCGCTTCAAGGTTTAACCATTTCTTATGCAAACGAGGAATATGTCACAGCCATTTTACTTAAAAGTGAAATATCACATCAAGTGGAGCCTTCATTGTATAGTAATGGCGATTGGTTCCAATCTACCAGTGTGGGGATTATCAGTGCATTTCCTCCCACAGTTCCACCTGCAGTTGCGACTCCTGATTTCTCAGGTGATTCGCAGCCAGATGCTCATAGAAGCCAGCACATTTATTCCGATGAATTTCCTAACTATAACACAATTCGTTCTCTTAGTGATGATATTTCAGCTCATGTAACACTGGTCGCTTCtgatacacataaatatattgaTCAGATTGTTCTTCCTTTACCAAATGAACATATCTTGGTTACAGCTATCTCTCCCACCCTTGAAGACACTAAAACTTTAACTGGGTTCGTAGTTCCCTCCCAAACAACTCCTGGATTAACCCTGAGTACCAGGTCTAATGCTAGGTCTGTAGTTGCTGCTGGCGGTGGTAGTGATGATGAGGATGATAGTGAGGAAATTGATGATTATGAAGATGATGGTTTATCTGTAAAAAATTGTATTTCATGTATCTCATATAGAGAATCTCAGGAAAAGATAGATGATTCAGATGCTCAAGTAAATAATTTTGTGGATCAGAGTAACCTAATCCCACATTTGCCATTGGAGAAatctgaagaagaaataaaaacaacaggTTCAGTCTCAGATAGTCAGCTAAGCTCTGGCATGGAAAAAAGCCAGGAACAGCCCACGTCAATAAACATCTTACTCCCAAAACACAGCCATGCAACAAGAGTGGGAAATTCTATTCAGACCGGTAATACCCTATTCCCTGAGACCTCAGAATCAAAGTCTTTGGCTATTTTTACAAGTGATGAAGAGAGTGGCTCTGGTCAGAGTGCCTTGGATAGCTTTAACGATAATGAGACTTCAACAGATTTCAGTTTTCCTGATCTGAATGACAAAGACACTGAAGGGACCCTGCAAGCAGGTGACTCAGAATTAACCACTGGATCACCACAGTCATCAGCACCATCTGTTGCTAATGGTCACTCAGTGTTCAACGTTTCTGAGGCAGGTTAGTTATGGATCAGTCTCAGAGCTGTAAACTCATATGATATTTAGAtgtgttatttttcttctactgacAGTAGAAACATAATATAATAGGAGAGCATATGTTACAGAAATAAGGATAACCTATAGTGTATAAACTATAAATCAAGGACAAGAGAAAGGTGGGTCAAAGTAGCACTTGTCattcaattgtttttattttctaaacaCTATAGTTTGTAGACCTTTATGTTGCAATAAAATAGTATTAAGGGAAATTTGGATTAATTAAGATCATCTTGCAGGACTGGGTCAGGTAAAATCCCAGTTAACCATTTCTATCATCTTTACAAAAGTGAAGTTTTTTTTGTCCTCTTAATTTTGCCCAAAATAGCTTAAATTATTTTGAAGCAACTCTTTCCTAGTAGTTTATACTCTATTAGATAAGCTGGCCATTGGAGAATGATTTAACAAAGTTTCAACTAATTAATTATATCAAGTCTCAGTCAAGTCTCATCTTAGCATATAGGTGAGCCTGGGTTCTTGAAGGATATGGTGGTGGAACACAAACTAGGGTAGGTCTTCCAAGTTGGAATGGCTTCAGGTATGGGCCCAAACTTGGTTCTGTCTCTATGGACTATCTTGCCTCAGTCTAGAGACATTCATCACTAGAAAGTTAGATGCACGTTGATGCAGTTTTTAAGCACCCCCCCCAAGCATATGACACCATCTACTAAGGCATGAATATCAAAATATGTCCAGGGAAGCAAAAATGGAAACATTCAAGTGAGCTCATAGACACTGCACTTTCAGaaaaattttcagaatttctagaATAATTTTTTGGTGTCTTAAAATTTCATTCTAAAAATCTTTAGGTTTAAAATACTTGGTAAGTTATGAATTCATAAAGTATGTCATAAGATTTTCCTTTAGCCAACCCAGAAATgatcattcaatttcttttgagTGGACACAGGACGAGCAGAAATTTCTGAAAATTTACAACAAATAACTTCTTTGGAATAAACTGTAGTAAGCTATAAACGTATTTATGTTCAATAGTTTGTTACAGTTTGAAAAGGGTCTTTACAATGATTATATTACTGTTGCCTGAAGAGGGCAGCATCAGGCAATGAAATACTTCCCTATTTGCTTCTAACATTCATTTTCGGTATAGTGATATGCATCATAATCATTTGAAAAGATAGAAATCACTGGACATTTTTCtgtaaaattaatgttttttaacttttgtgttttatgaaaaatgttttggtaGCTAGATATTTTAAAGCAACTTATTTtaagcatatataatatacattcttCCTAAGAATTATAAAATGGCTTCATTATGCACATAAGGATACAAGTTAATTACATCAAAGAGATCGTGTTATTTATAGTTTGCTTTAATTAAATTTATGGGAACATTATTTGTAATTAACAATGAAAAGATTTGAAATCTTGACAGTACTTCAAAAGATACTGTTTAACATGTTGCTTGACTTACTAATAGCTCCTGTTTATAACCCAGCACCTAGACGTCAACCTCATTAAAGAATTTTCCTCTGTTATTTTCTTCCACTAAATTAtgtcacattttttcttttagtgcAATAGTGGCAATTAAAAGCGGGTACATTTTGGTCATTAGATTTCTCTGCAATCAAACTTTAcctgttttatattatttaaatttcaacAGTTAAGACTGACATAAAAACTTATAATGAATTCATAGTTCAGGTATTATGATATACTTGTTAGTGCTAACATACTTGGAGTGCTATATAGCTGAGGTTTTTGTTGTGGTTAGTTAAgtggatttttaaatttagatcATTCCAGAATTTTCAAACTCTATCATATTGTCAGAGCTTTAACATGAGAGTTAGAGGAGAACttcatgaattcattttttttgggTTTTCACATATTATCATTCTTCATTACAGTGAATCCAATACATTACTGAATCAGTTGCAAACTACCAGtcttaaataattttctcaaatGAACCAActttctgagaaaaaaattattatattgatttaaataagcatttattcaccCACTCATGAAAAGAAATTTTGGATATAAtttctattattaaaatataatagattttaaatttatagacattagtATTATGAGAGAAATCCTTTGTAAAATTTCTCAAATCATTTCTGCTGGAATTTACTTCTTTAACTATAATGCACCTATTATAGTGCCTTCTACCCATGAGGTACTTAGTACTTATTGTTTTGGTATTGGTTCCTATAGGAGTTTTTCAGAgaaattatgttttattctaatCATAACAAAGattcaaatatttcctttaaataaGATACTAAATTTGACCATggttagaaattatattttataagtaagAGATACACAAGTACCATATTTAGGACTTGAATTTTATcaccaaaattatattttattttcagatttcaGTAACAGTATTTCAGAGACCCATATTTATcacttattttccaattatttcttaATAAATTTCCCATTTCATTGGtcaaataaaatggagagaaaagataaaactGAATTTACTTTATATAAACAGCTTATGTTTAGTGGGGGAAAATCTGTTGGTAGCTAAGCCTCATGCCTAATTGATTAAGCATTTCATATCTCAAATAGTTTcataaatattgtatatatatgtttatcctattgcatatattttttttcaaaatgtgcaTTGTGGTGTGGTCTTTCAAATAGAACCCAAGCATCATTAAtggtaaaatgatttttttcataattcattttcttgctAGAAAACTTATGTCAAACTATTGCTACAAGCAAGATAAGCTAATGAGAGTTCCATcggatattttataaatggcgataTAagttatttgtacaaaatattatcATAATCTGgttgaaaagtttttaaaaaggcattttgGGTAAACTGGCTTTTTTTCCTGTGTTAAACAAAATATGCTGATATTTGAAAACACTGAATAATTTAGTTTCTAAATAATGCTGTGGCATTATTTTGTGGCAATTCAGACAGCTAAaggacagctcagtggatagagaggcaggtgtggagatgggagatccaaggttgaaatctggcctcgggaatttcttagctgtgtgaccctgggcaaatctctgtattctaacTGCTCAACCCATTaagggctcttctgccttaccttagcatccattctaagaaaaatggtaaaggtttaaaaaaaaaatccaaacagcTGATCAAGTCAATACCTCCAAAATGAGTCTAATCATTGTTTTTTGCTTATTTAATAATTCCAGACAAATGATAATCATGAGCTATGTATTATTCTAGTCAAATATTCAGAATCAAGAAATATAATAACTGTGATCATACCAGCCAATGGCACAAACCTCATTAGTATAAATGCTATCCATTGGTACAGGTAGGGGTAACCGACAGACctcagtattttgtttttcttctgtcttttgtgTCTGTCCAATGGCCGTACTCCTACAATCAAAAATAAGAACAGTCTTAAGATTAACCTTCCcaacattaaatatttttcctgCAGAATTAAGATATCCTTatccaaagcaaaacagattagtTGAGAGAATTAGGGGataagcattaattaaacacttcctatgtgccagaccttgtactaagagctttacaaattagaacttcatttaatcctcataataaccttgggaataggtgctattgttatcttcattgacaatgaaagaaactgaggcaaacaagttaagttaccagccagggtcacccagatagtaagATCCTGAggctgagattcaaactcaggtctttctaactcgaggcctactgctctatccactgcatggCCTAGCTTGTTAGGCATGCTACTGAGCATTTCAGCAACCCATATCTATTCTATGGAAATAAGTAGTAGCTAGGAAATATACCTTCCCCAATGGACTAAAGCTATCTAGGAGAAATAGAAACTTTCCATCTAGACTGAGGAAGAGAAGAACAGAGAAAGTAGTGCATTGCCATTGTGGCCACTCAATAACTGAACTTCCCCCCCACTTTTTATCCTATTTTGTCATTCTATGGAAATAGCTATTCGCTGCATTATTTCTATCAGATAATAGAAAAGTTTTACAATACAAAATGTGCAGTGAACCTAGgttacattttcttccttcctccataaGAGTACCATGGGATATTTGCcagaaaaaatcttttctttggatGGTGAGTAAAAAACTGAGCCTTGAGCCTATAAAAATTGTTCACTACCAAGTCACTGTTACATGGTAACACTGTTACAGTCCTTTTAGAAATCTTAAATCTCAAATatcaatttaatgtattttagactatatttcattttttattttattgtttaattttgtattctttaaaatgtttataattaaattattccCACATACTTTATTACTGTTAGCATGATGATCATTAGGAAAACATCAACTTTGGCAAGTTAATCAAATGATGCAAACCCAAatgcagattatatatatatatatatattgagtccATCCTAATGTCTGTAGACTTCCTAACATTAATTGAATGAAAAATTTGGGGTTTTAAAGCTTCTCCAAGTGTACATAACAGTCAATATGATGGCCATGGACAGGCCTTGTGATGTCATACAACATGTCTCCATCATGTGACAATATGCCTATGCCAGAGTGGTGTGATTATTTATCTTTGAGGAAGTGATTCTCATGAAGGGTTTAATGAATTCTAGACTTGCCTTCCTAATGCATGCCAAGTGATATATCAGGCAAGGACTGTTAATAGCCCAATTTCATTTAGCAATATGGCAGAAAACTAACCATAATatctttgaagcattttttccgGCAATAATGAAAATACTGGTAAGAATATGGTAAAATATGTAAACTTCAATCACAAAAAAGAATTCCATCGTGTGAGGATCCACAATGGCACAATTCCATCATATGATGACATGAAGTGACACCTGTGACATACATCCACCATGGAAAAACACAATGACAGCCCAAGGCATGCATTGGAGGCAATGACACACATCCATCATGTGAAG contains these protein-coding regions:
- the PTPRZ1 gene encoding receptor-type tyrosine-protein phosphatase zeta isoform X1, giving the protein MLPPKLFLACLQLFCVCRLDWAYGYYRQQRKLVEEIGWSYTGTLNQKNWGKKYPTCNGPKQSPINIDEDLTQVNVNLKKLNFQGWDKISLGDTFIHNTGKTVEINLTNDYRLSGGGIETMFKASKITFHWGRCNMSSDGSEHSLEGQKFPLEMQIYCFDPDQFESFEEAVKGKGKLRALSILFEVGGEENMDYKAIVEGVDGVSRFGKQAALNPFVLLNLLPNSTDKYYTYNGSLTTPPCTESVNWIVFKDTISISESQLAVFCEVLTMQQSGYVMLMDYLQNNFREQQYKFSRQVFSSYTGEEEIHETVCSSEPENIQADPENFTSLLVTWERPRVVYDTMIEKFAVFYQQLDGEDQTKHEFLTDGYQDLGAILNNLLPNTSYVLQIVAVCTNGLYGKYSDQLVIDMPSDDTELDLPEFIETGELFKEEDDEKDTEQETLVNPSTTRATSQIRKEPQVTTISNFKREQMKTKSSDAKTNQYLTEESEFLEEGRAHNVIFYSTYQPVTELSAQEKDISWISQNITDVVEAVSTSPNDGSKTTLHFSQISSGEDSDSSHIISGAESQETSTDSREEDSLLTSFQLESGGEDSSGSVPATSITPFVSENVSHGYIISSESTAAVIYDVLLPGYAKNTSKDSNTSDSEESLKSPPVDGKLWFHNMTGSTTDPDATSDNEKFSQTSSTDRVNKVAAATTGPSSMSPLVPQETSIADLEMPHYSTFAYFPTQVTPHSFSPTSGHLESTSAASDILSQTTQPGYNGEILLQPSYSSEVFPLVTPLLSDNQMLDTTLPAASGSDLTLHATPVFPSVGVSFESTLSSYGDVLLPYSSASFSSEVFHHLYTVSQIFPQVTPAVASDKVSPHAFLPVAEVDSLLQPSLAQYSDVMPHQTAQATSETFALANELGALNKTHALSQVEMSSRDLNVHVPSTVPELAYALSDRGSLQTFPVSYDATISMHDPVQQGSLFSTHSKVLMHKPSVIAQTESFQEPTKALSSDTDWSGTYSGSEFLLPDTDGLIALNISSPVSVDEFTYTTSVFSDVNKLLHKSDGEETVQQISSFNEMAYHSESTAMSELPTSTDNIIKPNVSLQETSVPVSSTNGVLPGSLALPTPKVWGPEISQVSENHVSVQPLHATSPAFGDTLLKPIFSAISEQAFSAAASSEMSPTQPLFFETSSSLSNEALLQTSFQSSGVGTLLKTVSAVPSDPILVETSTVDKNCSSILHPMASESASSKTLQHSTSVPIADVLSPTSSLPTASLQGLTISYANEEYVTAILLKSEISHQVEPSLYSNGDWFQSTSVGIISAFPPTVPPAVATPDFSGDSQPDAHRSQHIYSDEFPNYNTIRSLSDDISAHVTLVASDTHKYIDQIVLPLPNEHILVTAISPTLEDTKTLTGFVVPSQTTPGLTLSTRSNARSVVAAGGGSDDEDDSEEIDDYEDDGLSVKNCISCISYRESQEKIDDSDAQVNNFVDQSNLIPHLPLEKSEEEIKTTGSVSDSQLSSGMEKSQEQPTSINILLPKHSHATRVGNSIQTGNTLFPETSESKSLAIFTSDEESGSGQSALDSFNDNETSTDFSFPDLNDKDTEGTLQAGDSELTTGSPQSSAPSVANGHSVFNVSEAEASNSSHESRIGLAEGLESEKKTVIPLVIVSALTFICLVVLVGILIYWRKCFQTAHFYLEDSTSPRVISTPPTPIFPISDDVGAIPIKHFPKHVADLHASNGFTEEFETLKEFYQEVQSCTVDLGITSDSSNHPDNKNKNRYINIVAYDHSRVKLAQLAEKDGRLTDYINANYVDGYNRPKAYIAAQGPLKSTAEDFWRMIWEHNVEVIVMITNLVEKGRRKCDQYWPVDGSEEYGNFLVTQKSVRVLAYYTVRNFTLRNTKIKKGSQKGRPSGRVVTQYHYTQWPDMGVPEYTLPVLTFVRKASHAKRHAVGPVAVHCSAGVGRTGTYIVLDSMLQQIQHEGTVNIFGFLKHIRSQRNYLVQTEEQYVFIHDALVEAILSKETEVLDSHMHAYVNSLLIPGPAGKTRLEKQFKLLSQSNIQQCDYSTALKQCNREKNRTSSIIPVERSRVGISSLTGEGTDYINASYIMGYYQSNEFIITQHPLLHTIKDFWRMIWDHNAQLIVMLPESQNMAEDEFVYWPNKDEPINCESFKVTMIAEEYKCLSNEEKLIIQDFILEATQDDYVLEVRHFQCPRWPNPDSSISKTFELISIIKEEASNRDGPMIVHDEHGGVTAGTFCALTTLMHQLEKENSVDVYHVAKMINLMRPGVFTDIEQYQFLYKAILSLVNTRQEENPSTSLDSNGTALPDGNVAESLESLV
- the PTPRZ1 gene encoding receptor-type tyrosine-protein phosphatase zeta isoform X2 — translated: MLPPKLFLACLQLFCVCRLDWAYGYYRQQRKLVEEIGWSYTGTLNQKNWGKKYPTCNGPKQSPINIDEDLTQVNVNLKKLNFQGWDKISLGDTFIHNTGKTVEINLTNDYRLSGGGIETMFKASKITFHWGRCNMSSDGSEHSLEGQKFPLEMQIYCFDPDQFESFEEAVKGKGKLRALSILFEVGGEENMDYKAIVEGVDGVSRFGKQAALNPFVLLNLLPNSTDKYYTYNGSLTTPPCTESVNWIVFKDTISISESQLAVFCEVLTMQQSGYVMLMDYLQNNFREQQYKFSRQVFSSYTGEEEIHETVCSSEPENIQADPENFTSLLVTWERPRVVYDTMIEKFAVFYQQLDGEDQTKHEFLTDGYQDLGAILNNLLPNTSYVLQIVAVCTNGLYGKYSDQLVIDMPSDDTELDLPEFIETGELFKEEDDEKDTEQETLVNPSTTRATSQIRKEPQVTTISNFKREQMKTKSSDAKTNQYLTEESEFLEEGRAHNVIFYSTYQPVTELSAQEKDISWISQNITDVVEAVSTSPNDGSKTTLHFSQISSGEDSDSSHIISGAESQETSTDSREEDSLLTSFQLESGGEDSSGSVPATSITPFVSENVSHGYIISSESTAAVIYDVLLPGYAKNTSKDSNTSDSEESLKSPPVDGKLWFHNMTGSTTDPDATSDNEKFSQTSSTDRVNKVAAATTGPSSMSPLVPQETSIADLEMPHYSTFAYFPTQVTPHSFSPTSGHLESTSAASDILSQTTQPGYNGEILLQPSYSSEVFPLVTPLLSDNQMLDTTLPAASGSDLTLHATPVFPSVGVSFESTLSSYGDVLLPYSSASFSSEVFHHLYTVSQIFPQVTPAVASDKVSPHAFLPVAEVDSLLQPSLAQYSDVMPHQTAQATSETFALANELGALNKTHALSQVEMSSRDLNVHVPSTVPELAYALSDRGSLQTFPVSYDATISMHDPVQQGSLFSTHSKVLMHKPSVIAQTESFQEPTKALSSDTDWSGTYSGSEFLLPDTDGLIALNISSPVSVDEFTYTTSVFSDVNKLLHKSDGEETVQQISSFNEMAYHSESTAMSELPTSTDNIIKPNVSLQETSVPVSSTNGVLPGSLALPTPKVWGPEISQVSENHVSVQPLHATSPAFGDTLLKPIFSAISEQAFSAAASSEMSPTQPLFFETSSSLSNEALLQTSFQSSGVGTLLKTVSAVPSDPILVETSTVDKNCSSILHPMASESASSKTLQHSTSVPIADVLSPTSSLPTASLQGLTISYANEEYVTAILLKSEISHQVEPSLYSNGDWFQSTSVGIISAFPPTVPPAVATPDFSGDSQPDAHRSQHIYSDEFPNYNTIRSLSDDISAHVTLVASDTHKYIDQIVLPLPNEHILVTAISPTLEDTKTLTGFVVPSQTTPGLTLSTRSNARSVVAAGGGSDDEDDSEEIDDYEDDGLSVKNCISCISYRESQEKIDDSDAQVNNFVDQSNLIPHLPLEKSEEEIKTTGSVSDSQLSSGMEKSQEQPTSINILLPKHSHATRVGNSIQTGNTLFPETSESKSLAIFTSDEESGSGQSALDSFNDNETSTDFSFPDLNDKDTEGTLQAGDSELTTGSPQSSAPSVANGHSVFNVSEAEASNSSHESRIGLAEGLESEKKTVIPLVIVSALTFICLVVLVGILIYWRKCFQTAHFYLEDSTSPRVISTPPTPIFPISDDVGAIPIKHFPKHVADLHASNGFTEEFEEVQSCTVDLGITSDSSNHPDNKNKNRYINIVAYDHSRVKLAQLAEKDGRLTDYINANYVDGYNRPKAYIAAQGPLKSTAEDFWRMIWEHNVEVIVMITNLVEKGRRKCDQYWPVDGSEEYGNFLVTQKSVRVLAYYTVRNFTLRNTKIKKGSQKGRPSGRVVTQYHYTQWPDMGVPEYTLPVLTFVRKASHAKRHAVGPVAVHCSAGVGRTGTYIVLDSMLQQIQHEGTVNIFGFLKHIRSQRNYLVQTEEQYVFIHDALVEAILSKETEVLDSHMHAYVNSLLIPGPAGKTRLEKQFKLLSQSNIQQCDYSTALKQCNREKNRTSSIIPVERSRVGISSLTGEGTDYINASYIMGYYQSNEFIITQHPLLHTIKDFWRMIWDHNAQLIVMLPESQNMAEDEFVYWPNKDEPINCESFKVTMIAEEYKCLSNEEKLIIQDFILEATQDDYVLEVRHFQCPRWPNPDSSISKTFELISIIKEEASNRDGPMIVHDEHGGVTAGTFCALTTLMHQLEKENSVDVYHVAKMINLMRPGVFTDIEQYQFLYKAILSLVNTRQEENPSTSLDSNGTALPDGNVAESLESLV